In Psychrobacter immobilis, a single genomic region encodes these proteins:
- the ccmD gene encoding heme exporter protein CcmD, translating to MQPYFYSVSEFLAMGKHGVFVWSCWAITVGMMLAFVIYSRRQRQALIKQLTIQQARQAQRTAKTTMPVTKQPH from the coding sequence ATGCAGCCTTACTTTTATAGCGTATCTGAATTTCTTGCCATGGGTAAGCATGGCGTGTTCGTTTGGTCATGCTGGGCTATTACCGTTGGCATGATGCTGGCGTTTGTTATTTATAGTCGTAGACAACGACAGGCTTTAATCAAGCAGTTGACCATTCAGCAAGCGCGGCAAGCACAGCGTACTGCTAAAACAACCATGCCTGTCACCAAGCAGCCTCATTAG
- the ccmC gene encoding heme ABC transporter permease CcmC — MPNLNNVSSPSLWQRIWQGFLTTVGTKQFFRIFSPWVKWLAILASICLLIGSVWGLAFAPPDYLQGNSYRIIFIHVPAASIAISIYFALAVLGVIFLVWKIKTASLVAQALAPLGFLLCVISLITGSIWAKPTWGTYWVWDARLTSMLILAFLYAGVMALFAAFEHTANRGKAAAILSIVGAVNLPIIKYSVQWWNTLHQGSTFTLTAAPKMSADMWMPLLLMIIGSYLLVATLAIYRTNTLILYRDQGKAWVKEYIRGQAK, encoded by the coding sequence ATGCCCAACCTGAATAACGTCTCATCTCCTAGCCTGTGGCAGCGCATCTGGCAAGGCTTTTTGACCACTGTGGGTACCAAGCAGTTTTTTCGCATTTTTTCGCCTTGGGTCAAGTGGCTGGCGATATTAGCCAGTATTTGCCTGTTGATCGGTAGTGTCTGGGGTCTCGCTTTTGCGCCGCCTGATTATCTGCAGGGTAATAGCTACCGCATTATCTTTATTCACGTACCCGCTGCCAGTATCGCTATTTCCATCTATTTTGCCTTAGCAGTGCTCGGGGTCATTTTTTTGGTTTGGAAAATAAAAACGGCTAGTTTAGTGGCGCAGGCGCTTGCTCCGCTAGGATTCTTGCTCTGTGTGATTAGCTTAATCACGGGCTCTATTTGGGCAAAACCCACTTGGGGTACTTACTGGGTTTGGGATGCACGTTTGACCTCTATGCTCATTTTGGCATTTCTGTATGCGGGCGTGATGGCGTTATTTGCCGCGTTTGAGCATACCGCCAATCGTGGTAAAGCCGCTGCCATTTTGTCTATTGTTGGCGCAGTAAACTTACCTATTATCAAGTATTCGGTACAGTGGTGGAACACCTTGCATCAAGGCTCGACCTTTACCTTAACCGCTGCGCCCAAAATGTCTGCAGATATGTGGATGCCATTATTACTGATGATTATTGGTAGTTATTTGTTGGTCGCGACGTTAGCTATTTATCGTACCAATACCCTTATCTTGTATCGTGATCAAGGCAAAGCGTGGGTCAAAGAATATATTCGCGGGCAAGCTAAGTGA
- a CDS encoding heme exporter protein CcmB, translating to MQLWRREWQVKQQGAVQWLYPLVLFLVIITLFPLAVGSEPALLQRLGVSAVWIAALLSLVMGVDGLFKPALDNGTLAQLVVAKASLPLWVLIRLVIHWIFSSGIVAALSLLAVPLFQLSWFEAWILMASIVTGSPMLLMLSAVASSLTLSLKNGAVLVPLIALPMQLPVLIFATGAVDLFATGLNGLPILALLLAGSIISVLVMPWVIAMTLKMAWLN from the coding sequence ATGCAGTTATGGCGGCGCGAGTGGCAAGTCAAACAACAGGGTGCCGTGCAGTGGCTTTATCCGCTAGTGCTGTTTTTGGTCATTATCACCTTATTTCCGCTAGCAGTGGGTAGCGAGCCTGCGCTATTGCAACGCCTTGGCGTGTCGGCGGTTTGGATTGCCGCTCTATTGTCACTGGTCATGGGTGTCGATGGCTTGTTTAAGCCTGCCCTTGATAATGGCACGTTGGCGCAATTGGTCGTTGCCAAAGCATCATTGCCCTTATGGGTATTGATTCGTTTGGTTATCCATTGGATTTTTAGTAGTGGTATTGTGGCAGCGCTTAGTTTACTTGCCGTGCCTTTGTTTCAGCTTAGTTGGTTTGAGGCGTGGATATTGATGGCTTCTATTGTGACGGGCAGTCCGATGCTCTTGATGCTGTCAGCGGTCGCGAGTAGCTTAACGCTATCATTAAAGAATGGTGCGGTGCTGGTACCTTTGATTGCCTTACCGATGCAGTTACCAGTGTTGATTTTTGCCACAGGAGCGGTTGATTTATTTGCCACTGGTCTCAATGGTTTACCTATACTGGCTTTATTATTAGCAGGTAGTATTATCTCGGTTTTGGTGATGCCATGGGTGATTGCCATGACGTTAAAAATGGCGTGGTTGAATTAA
- the ccmA gene encoding heme ABC exporter ATP-binding protein CcmA — MTALNTALLALDELTVQRGEIPLCEGVVLNLAAGSICHLIGANGTGKTTLLMQLAGLLPVLSGEVYYQGAANLPIQPLYVSHQLGIHPNLTVAQNLTFLLNLYGIGPSVTDIDDALAWVGLQGFETISSSHLSAGQTRRITLARLYLLTPEVTPLWLLDEPFTALDVDMVARMEDRLRDFANAGGAILMTSHQAVGVANQVLDLSDYMV, encoded by the coding sequence ATGACAGCTCTGAATACCGCCTTACTTGCGCTTGATGAGCTGACCGTTCAGCGCGGCGAAATCCCTCTATGTGAAGGGGTTGTACTCAATCTGGCAGCTGGTAGTATTTGCCATTTAATTGGTGCCAATGGTACTGGTAAGACGACTTTGCTAATGCAGCTGGCTGGGTTATTGCCAGTGTTAAGCGGTGAGGTTTATTATCAAGGAGCAGCGAATTTACCTATTCAGCCTTTGTACGTGTCGCACCAGTTGGGTATACATCCAAATCTGACGGTCGCACAAAATCTGACCTTTCTGCTGAATTTATATGGGATTGGCCCAAGCGTTACTGATATTGATGACGCCTTGGCTTGGGTTGGACTACAAGGCTTTGAGACGATTAGCTCAAGCCATTTATCTGCTGGGCAAACCCGCCGTATTACCCTTGCACGGTTATATTTATTGACCCCTGAGGTGACACCATTATGGCTACTTGATGAGCCTTTTACTGCCCTTGATGTCGATATGGTAGCGCGAATGGAAGACAGATTGCGCGATTTTGCCAATGCTGGCGGCGCTATATTAATGACCAGTCATCAGGCCGTTGGTGTTGCCAATCAAGTGCTCGATTTGTCCGATTATATGGTTTGA
- a CDS encoding YbjN domain-containing protein — protein sequence MSQRNTLSLWQKLKQLLTGSAAQADEVDMIQTEPHDMYSSDTYSSDTDDEDTSDAHDNTEINSESDVKNTSEYSETDAFNSSASQHEASDTPIIDFLKQYFNDKQWHYTHYRPKSSGNKNNDRQQSHHLSLRMRNKSLDCGYLFRVQENNKLLAVYGILPFLIPESHQSAAMLLITQINYDLLIGNLEMDVNDGEIRYKHAIDVEAVGIGNDAIEHLLQSVIAMTTVANEIFSDLIDNQNPAEDLPTLLTELRHQSDSRTFFLPTQFVQ from the coding sequence ATGAGTCAACGTAATACACTCAGCTTGTGGCAAAAACTCAAACAGTTACTGACTGGTTCAGCAGCGCAGGCTGATGAAGTTGATATGATACAAACAGAGCCTCATGACATGTATAGTAGTGATACATATAGTAGTGATACAGATGATGAGGATACTAGTGACGCTCATGATAATACCGAAATCAATTCCGAATCTGATGTCAAAAACACAAGCGAATATTCAGAAACTGACGCCTTTAACTCGAGTGCCAGTCAACACGAAGCTAGCGACACGCCCATTATCGATTTTCTGAAACAGTACTTTAATGATAAGCAATGGCACTATACTCACTATCGACCCAAAAGCAGTGGCAACAAAAACAATGACCGTCAGCAATCGCATCACTTATCGCTTAGAATGCGCAATAAAAGTCTCGATTGCGGCTATTTGTTTCGCGTGCAAGAAAACAACAAGCTGCTGGCAGTCTATGGAATTTTGCCATTTTTAATACCAGAAAGTCATCAAAGCGCGGCGATGCTACTGATTACTCAAATAAATTATGACTTGCTAATCGGCAATCTAGAAATGGATGTCAATGATGGCGAGATACGCTACAAACACGCTATCGATGTCGAAGCGGTAGGCATCGGTAATGATGCTATCGAGCATTTATTACAAAGTGTCATCGCGATGACCACGGTCGCGAATGAGATATTTAGTGATTTGATCGATAATCAAAACCCTGCGGAAGACTTACCGACATTGCTGACCGAGCTACGTCACCAATCAGATTCTAGAACCTTCTTTTTGCCAACGCAATTTGTGCAGTAA
- a CDS encoding histone deacetylase family protein encodes MLKIAYSDIFRYSVPEKHRFPMQKYTMIPERLLAEGTISTDNFFAPARLSEDEILTTHTADYWYQLKTQTLPRKEARAIGFEMTPELVERGRYIAHATYECALYAQQYGAAMNVAGGTHHAFADHGEGFCVFNDVCIASNLLLNRGQAQKILVVDLDVHQGNGNASIMAGEPRVFVFSMHGAKNYPFRKQVSDLDIELDNDTGDVEYLQLLEATLPRLISDVAPDIIFYQSAVDVLATDKLGKLGLTIEGCKARDEYVLRQAKAAKIPIAIVMGGGYSEDIDDVVEAHCNTFRLTQQIFFNEITK; translated from the coding sequence ATGCTAAAAATTGCTTACTCTGATATTTTTCGATATTCTGTGCCGGAAAAACACCGCTTTCCTATGCAAAAATACACCATGATTCCCGAGCGGCTATTGGCTGAAGGCACTATCAGTACCGACAACTTTTTTGCCCCTGCACGTTTGAGCGAAGATGAGATTTTGACCACGCATACTGCGGACTACTGGTATCAGCTGAAAACCCAAACGCTACCACGAAAGGAAGCGCGAGCCATTGGCTTTGAAATGACGCCAGAGCTGGTAGAGCGTGGGCGTTATATTGCTCATGCCACTTATGAATGTGCATTATATGCGCAGCAATATGGCGCGGCGATGAATGTCGCAGGTGGCACGCATCATGCGTTTGCTGATCATGGCGAAGGGTTTTGCGTGTTTAATGACGTTTGTATCGCGAGTAATTTATTATTAAATCGTGGACAGGCGCAAAAGATTTTAGTGGTCGATTTAGACGTCCATCAGGGCAATGGCAATGCCAGTATTATGGCAGGTGAGCCGCGTGTTTTTGTGTTTAGCATGCATGGCGCAAAGAACTATCCATTTCGAAAGCAAGTATCAGATTTGGATATTGAGCTAGACAATGATACTGGCGATGTGGAATATTTGCAGTTACTAGAGGCGACATTACCACGTTTGATTAGCGACGTTGCGCCCGATATAATTTTCTATCAATCCGCCGTCGATGTGCTGGCAACTGATAAATTAGGAAAGTTAGGGCTGACGATAGAGGGCTGTAAGGCACGTGATGAATATGTATTACGCCAAGCAAAAGCCGCTAAAATTCCTATCGCTATCGTGATGGGTGGTGGCTATTCAGAAGATATCGACGATGTGGTTGAGGCGCACTGTAATACCTTTCGTTTGACGCAACAGATATTTTTTAATGAAATAACAAAATAA
- a CDS encoding sulfite exporter TauE/SafE family protein, which translates to MANMMDSDSTQTLLLMVIFALASLLHGISGLGVTLVTTTALASIYPLPHAIVLVIFPSLLLNAMTWLAGGDRTIWQNFIYYGRRYWLLALTSLLGSILGAKLLLWVDSAYILLLLAAVIGFYVISSLLGKQLRLPATKPVLIIVGFSAGVIGGSTNAMSTILMMYLLSASDDKNTIAKVGNMCYFLGKIAQIIVLREPIMALSSGEWQLITLLSVLSIAALLVGIRLRRYLPQARFRQLILLILTVLGIRVGWQGVMAFL; encoded by the coding sequence ATGGCTAATATGATGGATAGTGATAGCACTCAGACGTTGTTATTGATGGTAATCTTTGCGCTGGCATCGTTGCTACACGGTATTAGTGGGTTAGGTGTGACGTTGGTGACGACCACTGCGCTTGCTAGTATCTATCCGTTACCACATGCTATTGTGTTGGTCATTTTTCCGTCATTATTGCTTAATGCCATGACTTGGCTCGCGGGTGGCGACCGTACGATCTGGCAAAATTTTATCTATTATGGCAGGCGCTATTGGTTACTGGCATTGACCAGCTTACTCGGTAGTATTCTAGGCGCGAAGCTCTTACTATGGGTCGATAGCGCCTATATTTTATTACTATTGGCAGCGGTTATTGGTTTTTATGTCATAAGCAGCTTGCTTGGTAAGCAACTCCGTCTACCTGCTACCAAGCCTGTGTTAATCATCGTTGGCTTTAGTGCAGGGGTGATTGGCGGCTCGACCAATGCCATGTCGACCATATTGATGATGTATCTACTGTCTGCCAGCGATGATAAAAACACTATCGCCAAAGTCGGCAACATGTGCTATTTTTTGGGTAAAATCGCCCAAATTATCGTATTACGTGAGCCTATTATGGCGCTCAGCAGTGGTGAATGGCAGCTGATTACTTTGCTTAGTGTACTATCGATTGCTGCGCTTTTAGTTGGCATCCGCTTGCGTCGCTATTTGCCCCAAGCGCGCTTTCGTCAGCTTATTTTATTGATACTTACCGTGCTTGGTATTCGTGTCGGCTGGCAGGGAGTTATGGCATTTTTATAA
- the coaBC gene encoding bifunctional phosphopantothenoylcysteine decarboxylase/phosphopantothenate--cysteine ligase CoaBC, translating to MSNIVLAITGGIAAYKSAIFARLLIKAGFEVRVIMTTGAQAFITPLTLQALTGNEVHISLLDEKAEAGMGHIELAKWADLIIIAPASANTLARLAMGMADDLLTTVCLATAAPVIIAPAMNQQMWAHPAVNLNVQTLRDMNYQIIAPASGEQACGDVGAGRLPEPEQLLAEVLLFNAMQTTPQLLAGKRVVITAGPTVEAIDPVRYLSNHSTGKMGFALARACVAAGADVILIAGGKVALPTPLNVTRIDVLSAKEMLIAAQQCVDGTHSALQYVPEDEHDHSHDHDHSHQHENHGECDCGDDHSHSHNHSHEIDDKQHHAHSENQNVMADIFIATAAVADYRTEEAAPQKIKKTQDAMTLSLVKNPDILATISLAHPALFVVGFAAETQDIERYARGKLVSKDLDLIACNDVSRADIGFASDDNAMQVFFSERYEHDSVTLEKASKDKIAEQLAGIIGETIWQRHNGHNA from the coding sequence ATGTCCAATATTGTGCTTGCTATCACTGGCGGTATCGCCGCTTATAAATCTGCTATCTTTGCCCGCCTATTAATCAAGGCAGGCTTTGAGGTGCGTGTCATTATGACCACAGGGGCACAAGCTTTTATTACGCCACTGACCCTGCAAGCTTTGACTGGCAATGAGGTGCATATCTCATTACTCGATGAAAAAGCAGAAGCGGGGATGGGGCATATCGAATTAGCGAAATGGGCGGACTTAATCATCATTGCGCCAGCCTCTGCCAATACGCTTGCGCGTCTCGCGATGGGCATGGCAGATGACTTACTAACCACAGTGTGTCTGGCAACGGCGGCACCAGTCATCATTGCGCCAGCCATGAATCAGCAGATGTGGGCGCACCCTGCGGTGAATTTAAATGTGCAAACGCTGCGTGATATGAATTATCAAATTATTGCGCCTGCTAGCGGTGAGCAAGCCTGCGGTGATGTGGGAGCAGGGCGTTTGCCTGAACCTGAGCAGCTATTGGCAGAGGTGTTATTATTTAACGCCATGCAAACCACGCCGCAATTATTGGCAGGTAAACGAGTGGTAATTACTGCAGGACCGACGGTAGAAGCTATCGATCCGGTGCGTTACTTGTCCAATCACTCTACTGGCAAGATGGGCTTTGCATTAGCACGTGCGTGCGTGGCTGCTGGTGCAGACGTTATCTTGATTGCGGGTGGCAAAGTGGCACTGCCCACACCGCTGAATGTCACGCGCATTGATGTATTGTCGGCTAAAGAGATGCTGATAGCAGCCCAGCAGTGCGTGGATGGTACGCACAGTGCGCTACAGTATGTGCCTGAAGATGAGCACGACCATTCTCACGATCACGACCATAGCCATCAACATGAAAATCATGGCGAGTGTGATTGCGGCGATGATCATAGCCACAGTCATAACCACAGCCATGAAATTGATGATAAGCAGCATCATGCTCATAGCGAGAATCAAAATGTAATGGCGGATATCTTTATTGCCACTGCGGCTGTCGCTGATTATCGTACTGAAGAAGCTGCCCCGCAAAAAATTAAAAAAACCCAAGATGCTATGACGCTGAGTTTGGTCAAAAATCCTGATATCTTAGCGACGATTTCGCTTGCGCATCCAGCGCTGTTTGTCGTCGGTTTTGCGGCAGAAACGCAAGATATCGAGCGCTATGCTCGTGGCAAACTGGTGTCTAAAGATTTAGATTTGATCGCTTGTAATGATGTTTCCCGAGCAGACATTGGTTTTGCCAGCGATGACAATGCCATGCAGGTATTTTTCTCAGAGCGTTATGAGCACGATAGCGTCACACTTGAGAAGGCGAGCAAAGATAAGATTGCAGAGCAGTTGGCTGGCATCATTGGTGAGACAATATGGCAACGCCACAATGGTCACAATGCCTAG
- the radC gene encoding RadC family protein, which produces MAIKDWHEDDRPREKLLKFGAAHLSDAEILAIFLRTGTQSQSAIELARHLIEQFGSLAELLAAPQGTVLACHGIGPAKYAQILASLEMGTRYLDSQLKTGHALGRSQMVKDYISTQLRGEHREVFAVLCLDNALNLINFEILFTGGISSCSVCIKHVLRHALSHAASQLIVAHNHPHTDATPSTADNLLTYELKKACDLIDLSLVDHIIVGRNETLSYAESGLAPFG; this is translated from the coding sequence ATGGCGATTAAAGACTGGCATGAAGATGATAGACCACGTGAAAAACTACTAAAATTTGGGGCAGCGCATTTATCTGATGCCGAGATATTAGCGATATTTCTGCGCACAGGTACGCAGTCACAGTCAGCTATCGAGCTGGCGCGTCATTTGATCGAGCAATTTGGTAGCTTGGCAGAATTATTGGCAGCGCCGCAAGGGACTGTACTGGCTTGTCATGGTATTGGTCCTGCCAAATACGCGCAGATATTGGCCTCACTTGAGATGGGTACGCGTTATTTGGACAGTCAGCTTAAAACTGGTCACGCACTTGGGCGCTCGCAAATGGTCAAAGACTATATCAGTACTCAGCTGCGCGGGGAGCATCGCGAAGTCTTTGCGGTACTTTGCTTAGACAATGCGTTAAATCTCATTAATTTTGAGATACTGTTTACTGGCGGCATCTCCTCTTGCTCCGTCTGTATCAAACACGTTCTGCGTCATGCCTTGAGTCACGCCGCCAGCCAACTCATCGTCGCACACAATCATCCGCATACCGATGCGACCCCTTCAACGGCAGACAATTTATTAACTTACGAGCTAAAGAAAGCCTGCGATTTAATCGATTTATCCTTGGTAGACCACATCATTGTTGGACGCAATGAGACATTATCTTATGCAGAAAGCGGCTTAGCGCCTTTTGGATAA
- a CDS encoding acyl-CoA dehydrogenase, with protein sequence MAIGLFILAIIIQLAMVLAIFLLSLSRVTGSIVALVTVLVTAFISPWSLILGIPIALLCIVLLVAPIRQSLITRPVYKTLGGAMPSMSDTEREALDAGTSWWEKELFMGNPDWDTFAQYPYPELSAEEQSFIDNEVEVLCAMLDEWKIQHEDKELSPEAWQFIKANGFLGLIIPKEFGGLDFSSYAQSRIMSKIASRSPTAAVTCMVPNSLGPGELLMHYGTDEQKQRWLPGLAKGDEVPCFGLTGPEAGSDAGAIPDTGVVCYGTHEGEQVLGLRMNFSKRWITLAPIATVVGLAFKMHDPEGLLGNPDKTDYGITCALVPASHKGVIIGPRHNPIGSPFMNGTVDGKDVFIPLDYIIGGVENAGRGWRMLMECLGVGRGISLPALSTSASEMTYLSVGAFAKVREQFKISVGKFEGVQDATSRMASNTYMLEAFRHLVTCGLNQGGTPSVMTAMAKYYATETMRSVVNDGMDVVGGRAVQMGPRNFLATPYQAIPVSITVEGANILTRSLMIFGQGAMRCHPYLFDELQLLQSEDKESALKQFDTLFFKHLGYTFNRGAKAFVAGYVGGSNHAPSFADSFTRPYYKHINRLSASFALTADMALGLLAGDLKRKEMLSGRLADIHSHLFISTAILQFYEHGTKSASERLHAEVALQNSLYTIQEAFEAFFANFPNRMAASLVSFVTFPSGSIFTPPSDELKRKLGDAFMDDFEANPFRDYLKTMVYYNTEADDVTGRMEHAYQTLLSIEPLWQRFKKAEHKDSFEGLTFEDHVVYASQNGDITEEEAEVLIQYNAIRFDSLLTDVFDKRLLHAQERTNPHSLDNAVQQLTDYAQLKNDAQARKGIATNMTAENDIDSNDLGTPVSTDKPTGDANPNHGYESDGDVEMVKEQDTIEEVRAQTDFDESEPEVEALDHRHRDAESHLSERMSNNHRLNQHNADDLERSEISEDAENVKDNIDKPAATDPKWQDGLRRDESDKV encoded by the coding sequence ATGGCAATTGGCTTATTTATTTTGGCAATCATTATTCAATTAGCCATGGTTTTGGCCATCTTTTTATTGTCCCTATCACGAGTTACAGGCAGTATCGTTGCCCTAGTTACCGTCCTTGTCACCGCCTTTATCAGTCCTTGGTCGCTCATTTTGGGCATACCAATCGCTTTACTTTGCATCGTTTTGCTCGTCGCCCCTATTCGTCAGTCACTGATTACCAGACCTGTTTACAAAACTTTGGGCGGGGCAATGCCGAGCATGAGCGATACCGAGCGCGAAGCACTCGATGCGGGTACCAGCTGGTGGGAAAAAGAGCTGTTTATGGGCAATCCCGACTGGGACACTTTTGCTCAATATCCCTATCCAGAGCTGTCGGCAGAAGAGCAAAGCTTTATTGATAATGAAGTAGAAGTACTATGCGCCATGCTTGATGAATGGAAAATTCAGCATGAAGACAAAGAGCTGTCGCCTGAAGCGTGGCAATTTATCAAAGCCAATGGATTTTTAGGCTTAATCATTCCAAAAGAGTTTGGCGGTTTAGATTTTAGCTCTTATGCACAAAGCCGTATCATGAGTAAAATCGCTTCGCGCTCGCCGACCGCTGCGGTTACCTGTATGGTGCCAAACTCGCTCGGCCCTGGTGAGCTGTTGATGCATTATGGTACGGACGAACAAAAACAGCGTTGGCTACCCGGTCTTGCCAAAGGTGACGAGGTACCTTGCTTTGGTTTGACGGGCCCAGAAGCAGGCTCCGATGCTGGTGCGATTCCAGATACAGGGGTGGTTTGTTATGGTACGCACGAGGGCGAGCAAGTGCTCGGTTTGCGTATGAACTTTTCTAAGCGCTGGATTACCCTCGCACCTATCGCCACGGTCGTGGGTTTAGCATTCAAGATGCACGATCCTGAAGGTTTGCTTGGCAATCCTGATAAGACCGATTACGGTATCACTTGTGCGCTCGTGCCTGCCAGCCATAAAGGCGTTATCATAGGACCACGCCATAATCCAATTGGCTCGCCATTTATGAATGGTACAGTCGATGGTAAAGACGTCTTTATTCCACTAGATTACATCATCGGCGGCGTCGAAAATGCAGGTCGCGGTTGGCGTATGCTGATGGAGTGCTTGGGCGTTGGTCGCGGCATCTCTTTACCAGCTTTATCAACCTCAGCCAGTGAAATGACATATCTGTCTGTCGGTGCTTTTGCCAAAGTACGCGAACAGTTTAAAATCTCTGTTGGCAAGTTTGAAGGCGTCCAAGACGCCACCAGCCGCATGGCCAGTAACACTTATATGCTAGAGGCATTTCGTCACCTCGTCACCTGCGGTCTGAACCAAGGCGGCACACCATCAGTGATGACGGCAATGGCAAAATACTATGCGACTGAAACCATGCGCAGTGTGGTCAATGACGGTATGGATGTGGTTGGTGGTCGCGCGGTACAGATGGGTCCACGTAACTTTTTGGCCACACCTTATCAGGCAATTCCAGTATCTATCACGGTTGAAGGCGCAAATATCTTGACGCGCTCACTCATGATATTTGGTCAAGGTGCGATGCGTTGCCATCCTTATCTCTTTGATGAGCTGCAATTGCTGCAAAGCGAAGATAAAGAAAGCGCACTCAAACAGTTCGACACGCTATTTTTTAAACATTTGGGTTATACCTTTAATCGCGGCGCAAAGGCATTTGTCGCAGGTTATGTCGGTGGCAGTAATCATGCGCCAAGCTTTGCGGACAGCTTTACTCGTCCATACTACAAACACATCAACCGCCTGAGCGCAAGCTTTGCCTTAACGGCTGATATGGCGTTAGGGTTGCTCGCTGGTGACTTAAAACGTAAAGAGATGCTGTCTGGACGCTTAGCTGATATTCATAGCCATTTATTCATTAGTACTGCTATTTTGCAGTTTTATGAGCATGGTACTAAATCAGCGTCCGAACGCTTGCATGCTGAGGTTGCCTTACAAAATAGCTTATATACCATTCAAGAAGCTTTTGAAGCCTTTTTTGCAAACTTCCCTAATCGTATGGCGGCCAGTTTGGTCAGTTTTGTGACTTTCCCCAGCGGCTCTATCTTTACGCCGCCAAGCGATGAGCTCAAACGCAAGTTGGGCGATGCTTTTATGGATGACTTTGAAGCCAACCCGTTCCGTGATTATCTCAAAACCATGGTCTATTATAATACTGAAGCCGATGATGTCACTGGACGTATGGAACACGCTTATCAAACGTTACTTAGCATCGAGCCATTATGGCAGAGGTTTAAAAAGGCTGAACACAAGGACAGTTTTGAAGGGCTTACTTTTGAGGATCATGTGGTATATGCCAGCCAAAACGGCGATATTACCGAAGAAGAAGCTGAAGTGCTTATTCAGTACAACGCCATACGCTTTGACTCATTATTGACTGACGTGTTTGATAAACGCTTATTGCATGCCCAAGAGCGCACCAATCCACACAGCCTTGATAATGCTGTACAGCAACTGACGGACTATGCACAACTGAAAAATGACGCGCAAGCCAGAAAGGGCATTGCGACAAACATGACAGCTGAAAATGATATCGACTCTAATGATTTGGGTACGCCCGTCAGTACAGACAAACCAACTGGCGATGCCAACCCCAATCATGGTTATGAGAGTGACGGTGATGTAGAAATGGTCAAAGAGCAAGATACCATTGAGGAGGTACGTGCACAGACCGACTTTGATGAGTCTGAGCCTGAGGTGGAAGCACTAGATCATCGCCACCGTGATGCAGAGTCACACTTAAGCGAACGCATGAGTAACAACCATCGTCTGAATCAACATAATGCTGACGACCTAGAGCGTTCTGAAATATCTGAAGATGCAGAAAATGTGAAGGATAATATAGACAAACCTGCCGCTACTGATCCTAAATGGCAGGATGGTCTACGCCGTGATGAAAGTGACAAAGTCTAA